The DNA region NNNNNNNNNNNNNNNNNNNNNNNNNNNNNNNNNNNNNNNNNNNNNNNNNNNNNNNNNNNNNNNNNNNNNNNNNNNNNNNNNNNNNNNNNNNNNNNNNNNNNNNNNNNNNNNNNNNNNNNNNNNNNNNNNNNNNNNNNNNNNNNNNNNNNNNNNNNNNNNNNNNNNNNNNNNNNNNNNNNNNNNNNNNNNNNNNNNNNNNNNNNNNNNNNNNNNNNNNNNNNNNNNNNNNNNNNNNNNNNNNNNNNNNNNNNNNNNNNNNNNNNNNNNNNNNNNNNNNNNNNNNNNNNNNNNNNNNNNNNNNNNNNNNNNNNNNNNNNNNNNNNNNNNNNNNNNNNNNNNNNNNNNNNNNNNNNNNNNNNNNNNNNNNNNNNNNNNNNNNNNNNNNNNNNNNNNNNNNNNNNNNNNNNNNNNNNNNNNNNNNNNNNNNNNNNNNNNNNNNNNNNNNNNNNNNNNNNNNNNNNNNNNNNNNNNNNNNNNNNNNNNNNNNNNNNNNNNNNNNNNNNNNNNNNNNNNNNNNNNNNNNNNNNNNNNNNNNNNNNNNNATTCAAACtaaaaatgaataaaccaaaataaaataaagttttaaaaaatatatacagtagTCGTTTTTGATATCTAAATGCAAGAGAATTTGAAACCGAAATTGCATCAAACCGAACAAAACCGAATTACTAGtggtttttatttggttttactttCTACAAAACCGATATAACCAAAAAACTGAGCCAAAACCGAACTGCACATTCCTACCTACttactcttgagtcttgacacCACAACCAAATATGGAGTTGGAGAAAGATAGTGAGAGAGAAGTACCTGAGTGCAAAGGGAGTGGAGAGTTTGACAGGAACGAATGGTCCGAACAAGTCAGTAGTTTCACACATTTGGAGCAAAACCCTCCTTACAATTTCACCAAGGTACATCCCTGAGATCATCTTCTCATATAACTTCATCCACACACAAACAGTAAACAATTGTAAAACTTACGACACCATGcatacattaacaaaaaaaaacaaaaacaaaaaaaacataatgatgTTAGAGAAAGGATAAGATTCTAGTACATGTTCACCAGGATTCAGGCTTTTCTCATCCATCTCTCGATCAAAAATAGTCCGCGGGAGAATCTTAGAGAACCCTCCCCACTCCGTGTTAATGATCTAAACTCCAATGTAAAACAGATTTAAGAATGAGAACTACAATAAACCtatgtacatatataacaatcaaATAATACCGTTGTTCCAGAAGAAGATTTGCTTTGGAGTTTAGGAATGACACGCTTCTGCTCTACATAACAAGCATTGGTCCCAGTGCCAAGAATCACACCGACCATCACATCCTCATCCCAATACTTTGCTCCAGCTAATGTTCCCACTCCATCATTTACCTTAAACACGCAAACATCAACAAAACTTACAATATGCACAAGACAAAGAGTTTCCATCTACTATTTtcaagataaagaaaacatacGAGGGCAGAAACTCGCATATCAAGTCCATGCACTGCCATAGCTTCATTTAAACAAGCAACCACATTTTTTCCTTCCTGCACACAATGTAAGGTGTTGTTAGaattaaaacaccaaaaacgaACTTGCGGACAAAACTATGGTCATAACACTTAACACACCATTCCAGACACATTAAAGCCTTTAGTCCACTTGATTAGTGTGCCTGAATCAATAGAGGTTTGCTTCACAGGGAATGAAAAAGTAAATCCTAACTCCCTTTCCTTCCCTTGTTCCAACCGAAACCTCCCGGGCTTCTCCTTTGCAACAAAGCTTGCCAACTTAGTAGCAATGAATCCGAAGAGTTCCTAAAACATTCAATTCAGAGACATATCCAATCAAtagttttaaacttaaaaaacgATGAAAACACTCATTGATGTAACAAAGATATTGATTCATTACCTCACTTGTACCAATCATAAGCTTATGAGGAATAGATATTTGTTCAGATTCGGTAGCTACAACACGCTCTTTTTCCCCTCCTAATTGCACACTACGCACCCGAAAATTCGTACCTCCTAAATCCAATGCATAGAACAACCCTTCCTCATTCCTATATCCAATACAGAGGAATCAAAATATTAGGGACTAACACTTTTTTCTTGCTAAAACTAATGTTCTAGTTAGTTCGTTCCATAGTAAAAAACAACTTAACTATCTTTAAGATCACAAAAACATAatgtaattaaagaaaagaaagtaaaaagataCCCAGAAGGCAAAGCGTCAACATAGGACAAGATCATGTCGAGATCTCCACCTCCTTCAACAGCTAGACCGGCTCGCATGTCATCGGCAATGGCGTTGGCTACTTCACGTAGGTACGGTGTAGGAGTGGCGCAGTCCTTCTGAAACTTTGTCAGTACAGGACAGAGTGAAGTCGAGTTAGATCGGACGGCGGACATCACGATGTAGTTGGAGCGGCGGGACGAGAAGGTGAAAGCCCCGACGGTTGGGGTGACGACAGGGGAAGCGAACATGAGTGACATTGTTGGAGTTTGGTTCTGTTTTGTAAACACGAAGATCTCAAAGTCAACTTTGTCTCCCTCTCTCTCAgaagtaagattttaaacaaGTTCTAGTTGCTCTGCTACTTGCTGCTTTacttatttgattatttctatACTGTTGGGTTTTTAGCCTTTTTAGTAGAGGCtaaatcttgttgttgtttttttttgtccactAGAAGATGCAGTGGTGTGTGTTTTAGGGAGGAgcaatttctaattttctattacGTCaacctatttatttatttttcatattaagtgCAATAATTATGACTAGAGCAAATAATTTACATACTACTAGATTGGGATTTGACTGTAtgatttagagtttttaaaataaaataaaatttaataaatttttaaaataaaataaataaataacataaaataaatatttttagtacgTCAAAACTAtctataattataaataaatacattcaggtgtccaatgtgatatttggtgtaaaaggtgtGACTCTGCGGTTGAGattattaatcatgttttttttaatatcttcgTTGATGtgaaatttggaatttatttCTGAATTTGGTCTCGTCAGAGGATTTTCTATATGAGTCTgtgtactcaaatttggattttttttttttctggaggAATGCCTCTCAACAGGATGATcttgatcaacttcttcaattaacATAGATTTTATAGGAATCTCGAAGGCCatgaataaaaaaagtttttcaaggtttagaaatCGAGGCAAATAATATAATTGCTCAGGTTTTGGGagataagttagcctgggaagaggcaggcgctctcttttacggcggtcatgtcagctccatctccatcttcaaATGTCCAAGTTTCTTCATCTCGTTTTTagattgatggttcatggaaagcaaccaatgtgccaGGGTTGGGCTGATGTTGTTACGTTGGttaggagcgaaccttgttgttggagGCAAAACGTCTAAGACGAAGCCTCTCCCCCTGTActcggagttagaagcgttgttgtcaGCCATGCAGCGGATACGTGTtgcagggatcgcttgtcaataTTTCAAGACTGATTGTGTTGAGTCACTATGGTGCAGTCCCTTAAGATTGGTCGtctttctccaacctgctcgatgagtttaactagCTGGAGTCTTTCgaactattctccatctcttggatcccgcgtgcgtcaaatacgaaggcagattgtcttgttcgtgcttcgtgttctcttatctccgaagtttttttgtaaaatcctTCCCTCCGGCTCGAGAAACTAACCGATGAATTTCCTTTTagtttattgtttggttgaaaaaaaagagtaaatagatgcacttttagttaaagaaagtAGCT from Camelina sativa cultivar DH55 chromosome 3, Cs, whole genome shotgun sequence includes:
- the LOC104777701 gene encoding hexokinase-like 1 protein, coding for MSLMFASPVVTPTVGAFTFSSRRSNYIVMSAVRSNSTSLCPVLTKFQKDCATPTPYLREVANAIADDMRAGLAVEGGGDLDMILSYVDALPSGNEEGLFYALDLGGTNFRVRSVQLGGEKERVVATESEQISIPHKLMIGTSEELFGFIATKLASFVAKEKPGRFRLEQGKERELGFTFSFPVKQTSIDSGTLIKWTKGFNVSGMEGKNVVACLNEAMAVHGLDMRVSALVNDGVGTLAGAKYWDEDVMVGVILGTGTNACYVEQKRVIPKLQSKSSSGTTIINTEWGGFSKILPRTIFDREMDEKSLNPGEHLYEKMISGMYLGEIVRRVLLQMCETTDLFGPFVPVKLSTPFALRTEHLCKIQEDKTDDLQIVGSVLYDILEVEASLEARRRVVEVCDTVIKRGGRLAGAGIVALLQKIEKDTKRMGSGKRTVVAMDGALYEKYPQYREYMQDALVELLGHKLASYVAIKHTKDVSGLGAALLAATNSIY